From one Paeniglutamicibacter psychrophenolicus genomic stretch:
- a CDS encoding dihydrolipoyl dehydrogenase family protein — translation MEEIFDAAIIGMGPGGEVAADRLLTAGKKVVVFEAELIGGECAYWACIPSKTVLRGPEVNVEAAGAAGAAESALDWEKAREYRDYMARHLDDSAQEQGYAKRGATVVRGEATITGPGHLSANGNQYLAHHIIIATGTVPVLPDFPGIGEITAWTSRELYTLATLPKSVAIVGGSAVALEAAFFLAGFGVQVTVLNRGARLLRREEPEVSALAEEHLRRLGVTVLASSTVASGRRGEDGTSILKLRAGGEVAVDAVVFATGRAPRAEGLDVARAGATLDGKGGVRVDDHCWAAEGLWAIGDVTGIMPFTHVAKYQGRIVADCILGRERSASYDGIPRVVFASPEIAAVGLTRDAAEGRGIDAASIQVNLPEAIARPWTYEQDPRGDLGLVVDRHRRVVIGAWAIAPQASEWIHLASLAIRAEIPLEVLRDMAPQFPSYTEAYLVALDRLRSDEGI, via the coding sequence ATGGAAGAAATATTCGATGCCGCGATCATCGGCATGGGACCCGGCGGCGAGGTCGCAGCCGACCGGCTGCTCACCGCGGGCAAGAAGGTCGTCGTCTTCGAGGCCGAGCTCATCGGCGGGGAATGCGCCTACTGGGCCTGCATCCCCTCCAAGACCGTCCTGCGCGGACCCGAGGTGAACGTCGAGGCCGCCGGGGCGGCCGGAGCCGCCGAAAGCGCCCTGGACTGGGAAAAGGCCCGGGAATACCGCGACTACATGGCCCGGCACCTCGACGACAGCGCCCAGGAGCAGGGGTACGCCAAACGCGGGGCAACCGTGGTGCGCGGCGAGGCGACAATCACCGGACCGGGACACCTAAGCGCCAACGGGAACCAATACCTGGCACACCACATCATCATCGCCACGGGAACCGTCCCCGTGCTCCCGGACTTCCCGGGCATCGGGGAGATCACCGCCTGGACCAGCCGCGAGCTCTACACCCTGGCGACGCTGCCGAAATCCGTGGCCATCGTGGGCGGATCCGCTGTGGCGCTGGAGGCCGCCTTCTTCCTGGCCGGATTCGGGGTCCAAGTCACCGTGCTGAACCGCGGCGCCAGGCTGCTGCGGCGCGAGGAGCCCGAGGTCTCCGCGCTCGCCGAGGAGCACCTGCGCCGGCTCGGGGTCACGGTGCTGGCCAGCAGCACCGTGGCCAGCGGGCGGCGCGGGGAGGACGGAACCAGCATCCTGAAGCTGCGGGCGGGCGGAGAGGTCGCGGTCGATGCGGTCGTCTTCGCCACCGGAAGGGCCCCGCGCGCCGAGGGCCTGGATGTGGCACGCGCCGGGGCGACCCTTGACGGGAAGGGCGGCGTGCGGGTTGACGACCACTGCTGGGCAGCCGAGGGGCTCTGGGCCATCGGGGACGTCACCGGGATCATGCCCTTCACCCATGTGGCCAAGTACCAGGGCCGCATCGTGGCCGACTGCATCCTGGGCAGGGAACGAAGCGCAAGCTACGACGGGATCCCGCGCGTGGTGTTCGCCAGCCCGGAGATCGCCGCAGTGGGCCTGACCCGGGATGCGGCCGAGGGGCGCGGAATCGACGCGGCGTCCATCCAGGTCAACCTGCCCGAGGCCATTGCCCGGCCCTGGACCTACGAACAGGACCCGCGAGGGGACCTGGGCCTGGTGGTGGATCGGCACCGGAGGGTCGTCATCGGAGCCTGGGCCATCGCCCCGCAAGCCAGCGAATGGATCCACCTGGCCTCCCTGGCCATCAGGGCGGAAATCCCGCTGGAGGTGCTGCGCGACATGGCCCCGCAATTCCCCAGCTACACCGAGGCCTACCTCGTGGCCCTGGACCGGCTGCGAAGCGACGAGGGAATCTAG
- a CDS encoding VOC family protein, translating into MSTDTPPAVTALTLGVRDVQRSRDFYVTGLGFREINFIPGEILFVQAGHGLMLALWNVESMPGEYGEVGHGPLAPPVSLGHNTTSVAEVNDLYARALDAGATPIGAPTTREWGGTSACVADPDGFRWDFVHNPSFAIDDDGTVTGV; encoded by the coding sequence ATGAGCACAGACACGCCCCCGGCAGTCACCGCGCTCACCCTTGGGGTGCGCGATGTCCAGCGGTCACGCGACTTCTACGTCACGGGCCTGGGTTTCCGCGAAATCAATTTCATCCCCGGCGAGATCCTGTTCGTCCAGGCCGGCCACGGGCTCATGCTCGCGCTGTGGAACGTCGAATCGATGCCCGGGGAATACGGGGAAGTCGGGCACGGCCCGCTGGCCCCTCCGGTCTCCCTGGGCCACAACACCACCAGCGTCGCCGAGGTCAACGACCTCTACGCCCGCGCCCTGGACGCCGGCGCAACCCCGATCGGCGCGCCAACCACCCGGGAATGGGGCGGCACCAGCGCGTGCGTGGCGGACCCGGACGGTTTCCGCTGGGACTTCGTGCACAACCCGTCCTTCGCCATCGACGACGACGGAACCGTCACCGGTGTCTGA
- a CDS encoding AAA family ATPase, whose protein sequence is MRLSSLPIRRIAEHELSPAPRNQWPQTLPPVRQLLDQGLDFGAATVFVGENGSGKSTLIEAIALGYGLSPEGGSTGAQHSTRATESGLEKHLQLVRNIGASRRGYFLRAETMHGFYTYLEENPTLRRKDPEFHTMSHGESFLELIVDRFREGGLWVLDEPESALSFSGCLALVGILKDLMAQGDSQVIMSTHSPLLASLPGADIYEVGPWGLRHSAWDELDLVTNWRSFMNLPERYLRHL, encoded by the coding sequence ATGAGGCTCTCCAGCTTGCCGATCCGCCGGATCGCCGAACACGAGCTTTCCCCCGCACCGCGCAACCAGTGGCCCCAGACGCTCCCGCCGGTGCGCCAGCTGCTGGACCAGGGTCTTGACTTCGGTGCAGCCACGGTCTTCGTGGGCGAAAACGGTTCGGGGAAATCCACGCTTATCGAAGCCATAGCGCTGGGCTACGGGCTGTCCCCGGAGGGCGGCTCCACCGGGGCGCAACACAGCACCCGTGCCACCGAATCGGGCCTGGAGAAGCACCTGCAGCTGGTGCGGAACATCGGTGCCAGCCGCCGCGGATACTTCCTGCGCGCCGAAACCATGCACGGTTTCTATACCTACCTGGAGGAAAATCCCACGCTGCGGCGCAAGGATCCGGAATTCCACACCATGAGCCATGGCGAATCGTTCCTCGAGCTGATCGTGGACAGGTTCCGCGAGGGCGGGCTGTGGGTTCTCGACGAGCCCGAGTCCGCACTCTCGTTCTCCGGGTGCCTGGCCCTGGTGGGAATCCTGAAGGACCTCATGGCGCAGGGCGATTCGCAGGTCATCATGTCCACGCACTCGCCGCTGCTCGCTTCCCTGCCCGGGGCCGACATCTACGAGGTCGGCCCGTGGGGGCTGCGGCACAGCGCCTGGGACGAGCTGGACCTGGTGACCAACTGGCGCTCCTTCATGAACCTGCCCGAACGCTACCTGCGCCACCTATAA
- a CDS encoding DUF1206 domain-containing protein produces MKKELNDVANAAEDASNSRAFVIAARAGFAVSGLLHVLVGIIAVRLAFGDSKDAEQSGAMAQLAAQPAGYALVWIGSIACLALGLWQISEVLFGYRRAPARTKLGKKLSAAGQGIVFLALALGFGSFALGNRTDSSESTSDATAGIMSMPFGPALLLLIGAGIAVTGIVFAARGILKSFAKQLSLPASKALRQATVVLGVLGYVAKGVALFLVGLLVIVATVQADPEESTGLDGALKALRSQPFGVYALVFIGVGLGCYGLFQIAKSRLAKMD; encoded by the coding sequence ATGAAGAAAGAACTGAACGACGTTGCCAACGCCGCCGAGGATGCCTCGAATTCCCGGGCATTCGTGATTGCCGCCAGGGCCGGCTTTGCCGTCAGCGGCCTGTTGCACGTCCTGGTCGGGATCATTGCGGTCAGGTTGGCCTTCGGGGATTCCAAGGATGCCGAGCAGAGCGGCGCGATGGCACAGCTGGCGGCCCAACCGGCCGGGTACGCCCTGGTGTGGATCGGCAGCATCGCTTGCCTGGCCCTGGGGCTGTGGCAGATAAGCGAAGTCCTTTTTGGATACCGCCGCGCCCCGGCAAGGACGAAGCTGGGCAAAAAGCTGTCCGCAGCCGGCCAGGGCATCGTGTTTCTCGCGCTCGCTTTGGGGTTCGGCTCTTTTGCCTTGGGCAACCGCACCGACAGCAGCGAGTCCACCAGCGACGCCACGGCCGGCATCATGTCCATGCCCTTCGGCCCCGCGCTCTTGCTGCTCATCGGAGCCGGCATTGCCGTGACCGGAATCGTCTTTGCGGCCAGGGGCATCTTGAAGTCGTTTGCCAAGCAGCTGTCCCTTCCTGCCTCGAAGGCTTTGCGGCAGGCAACCGTGGTGCTGGGCGTCTTGGGCTACGTTGCCAAGGGCGTGGCCCTGTTCCTGGTCGGGCTGCTGGTCATCGTTGCCACGGTGCAGGCGGATCCCGAGGAATCCACGGGGCTCGATGGTGCGCTCAAGGCGCTGCGCAGCCAACCCTTCGGCGTATACGCGTTGGTCTTCATCGGCGTTGGCCTGGGGTGCTACGGGCTGTTCCAGATCGCCAAGTCCCGCTTGGCGAAGATGGACTGA
- the arfB gene encoding alternative ribosome rescue aminoacyl-tRNA hydrolase ArfB, giving the protein MDLEISPALTIPASELDWRFSRSSGPGGQHVNTSDSRVELSWNVAGSRVLTDAQRQRLASRLDSKLVSGVLTVSASEQRSQLRNREIALQKLAGMLASALAPDAPRRRATKPTKGSQRRRLAAKSQRSATKQQRQRPSAE; this is encoded by the coding sequence ATGGATCTGGAGATTTCACCGGCGCTTACGATTCCGGCATCCGAGCTCGACTGGCGGTTCTCGCGTTCCTCGGGGCCGGGCGGGCAGCACGTGAACACCTCGGACAGCCGCGTCGAACTGTCCTGGAACGTTGCCGGTTCCCGCGTGCTGACCGACGCGCAGCGCCAGCGACTGGCCTCTCGCCTGGACTCGAAGCTCGTTTCCGGAGTGCTCACAGTCTCGGCCTCCGAACAGCGCTCCCAGCTGCGCAACCGCGAGATTGCGCTGCAGAAGCTCGCCGGGATGCTGGCCTCGGCGCTGGCGCCGGATGCGCCGCGCAGGCGTGCCACCAAGCCGACCAAGGGCTCCCAACGCCGCCGGCTCGCCGCGAAGTCGCAGCGCTCGGCCACGAAGCAGCAGCGGCAGCGGCCCTCGGCCGAGTAG
- a CDS encoding VOC family protein, whose translation MSLSTSPLTTIIPVTDAERSRKFYEDALGLPFRGKAADGNLVFTLAGAGSLALLSDPQARPSTHTAASFEVNDITDAIGDLDGHGVVFEDYDLPDLKTVDHICVLGSEKAAWFKDPDGNILCLHEDHA comes from the coding sequence ATGTCACTTTCAACCAGCCCATTGACCACCATCATTCCCGTCACCGATGCCGAGCGGTCGCGGAAGTTCTACGAGGATGCACTGGGCCTTCCCTTCCGGGGCAAGGCAGCGGACGGCAACCTTGTCTTCACCCTCGCGGGTGCCGGTTCACTTGCCCTGCTCAGCGATCCGCAGGCAAGGCCCTCCACCCACACCGCAGCCAGCTTCGAGGTCAACGACATCACCGATGCGATCGGCGACCTCGATGGCCACGGCGTGGTCTTCGAGGACTACGACCTGCCGGATTTGAAGACCGTCGACCACATCTGTGTCCTTGGATCGGAGAAGGCCGCGTGGTTCAAGGACCCCGACGGCAACATCCTGTGCCTTCACGAGGACCACGCCTAG
- a CDS encoding VOC family protein has protein sequence MDISLQYSHITVNDVDAAIPFYRDGLGLKVENDVASGEHRWVTLGSDTQPGLGIVLSDPHAGRSEADGNAIQELLTKGVLPMTVFSTSDLDGLFEQVRATGAEVLQEPIEQPWGPRDCAFRDPSGNLIRLSQRQ, from the coding sequence ATGGATATTTCATTGCAGTACTCTCACATCACCGTCAACGACGTCGACGCGGCCATTCCCTTCTACCGCGACGGGCTGGGCCTGAAGGTGGAGAACGACGTGGCATCGGGCGAGCACCGCTGGGTCACCCTGGGCTCCGACACCCAGCCCGGGCTGGGCATCGTGCTCTCGGACCCGCACGCGGGGCGTTCGGAGGCCGACGGCAACGCCATCCAGGAGCTGCTCACCAAGGGCGTGCTGCCGATGACGGTCTTTTCCACCTCCGACCTTGACGGACTCTTCGAGCAGGTGCGCGCCACCGGGGCCGAGGTCCTCCAGGAGCCCATCGAGCAGCCGTGGGGCCCGCGGGACTGCGCGTTCAGGGACCCCTCGGGCAACTTGATCCGGCTCTCGCAGCGCCAGTAG
- a CDS encoding sugar O-acetyltransferase, whose amino-acid sequence MSESFSGDTRTNRERMLAGELYDASDPELVSEARRAVRLADEYARIHLMDNHAARHVLVDLVGHLGEGVEIKPPLFVDYGTQLSIGERTFINYNLTALDVAPISIGADCLIGPNVQLLTPTHPLDPKQRRAKLEAAMPITIGDNVWIGGGATVLPGVSIGDNSVIGAGSVVTRDVPANVVAVGNPARVIKNL is encoded by the coding sequence ATGAGTGAAAGCTTTTCCGGGGACACCCGAACCAACCGCGAACGCATGCTTGCCGGAGAACTCTATGACGCCTCCGACCCGGAGCTGGTCTCCGAGGCCCGCCGAGCGGTGCGCCTTGCCGACGAGTACGCCAGGATCCACTTGATGGACAACCACGCCGCCCGGCACGTCCTGGTCGATCTCGTGGGGCACCTGGGCGAAGGCGTGGAGATCAAGCCCCCGTTGTTCGTGGACTACGGAACCCAGCTGTCGATCGGCGAGCGCACCTTCATCAACTACAACCTCACGGCCCTGGACGTCGCCCCGATCAGCATCGGGGCCGACTGCCTGATCGGCCCCAATGTCCAGCTGCTGACCCCCACCCACCCGCTGGATCCCAAGCAACGCCGTGCCAAGCTGGAGGCGGCCATGCCCATCACGATCGGTGACAATGTGTGGATCGGCGGCGGGGCGACAGTCCTGCCGGGTGTCAGCATCGGGGACAACAGCGTCATCGGCGCCGGTTCGGTGGTCACCCGGGACGTTCCGGCCAACGTGGTGGCCGTGGGCAACCCCGCCCGCGTCATCAAGAACCTCTAG
- a CDS encoding TetR/AcrR family transcriptional regulator: MSTRRVDPDRRERIIGCALELIASQGVAGTSHRKVAALADVPLGSMTYHFSGMDELLEAAFTRFTREVGERFAARLAGGLAGAELVSALVELIHDDVLDSRRSLVLTMELYTLAARNPRFRDITRSWLEFSARSLERHMDAATAQQVDALIEGLSIHRALGIGPASRERTADALGKILGT; encoded by the coding sequence GTGTCCACCCGCAGGGTCGATCCGGACCGCCGCGAACGCATCATCGGCTGTGCGCTGGAGCTGATTGCCTCCCAGGGCGTGGCCGGCACCTCGCACCGCAAGGTCGCGGCGCTCGCCGATGTGCCGCTGGGATCGATGACCTACCATTTCTCCGGCATGGATGAGCTGCTCGAAGCGGCCTTCACGCGCTTTACCCGTGAGGTCGGCGAGCGCTTCGCCGCACGGCTTGCCGGTGGGCTTGCCGGCGCGGAGCTGGTCTCGGCGTTGGTGGAGCTGATCCACGACGACGTGCTCGATTCCCGCCGCTCGCTGGTCCTCACCATGGAGCTGTACACCCTGGCGGCGCGCAATCCGCGCTTCAGGGACATCACCCGGTCATGGCTCGAATTCAGCGCCCGGTCCCTGGAACGCCACATGGATGCGGCAACGGCGCAACAGGTTGATGCGCTGATCGAGGGGCTCTCCATCCACCGCGCCCTGGGCATCGGGCCGGCTTCCAGGGAACGGACCGCCGATGCGCTGGGCAAGATCCTGGGGACCTAA
- a CDS encoding helix-turn-helix domain-containing protein: MKQSELETLTALRRAKDMIDREYAKPLDVPTMATKALMSPAHFSRQFKAAYGQSPYAYLMTRRIERSMALLRSGVSVTDACMEVGCTSLGSFSTSFTQITGESPSGYRNREHAAVEAMPACIAKSVTRPKSTRTPRY, from the coding sequence ATGAAGCAATCCGAGCTTGAAACGCTCACCGCCCTGCGCAGGGCCAAGGACATGATCGACCGCGAATACGCGAAACCCCTGGATGTGCCCACCATGGCGACCAAGGCCCTCATGTCCCCGGCGCATTTCTCCCGGCAGTTCAAGGCCGCGTACGGCCAGAGCCCGTATGCGTACCTGATGACCCGGCGCATCGAGCGTTCCATGGCGCTGCTGCGCTCCGGGGTCAGCGTCACCGACGCCTGCATGGAGGTGGGCTGTACCTCGCTGGGTTCCTTCAGCACCAGCTTCACCCAAATCACCGGAGAAAGCCCCAGCGGCTACCGCAACCGGGAACATGCGGCGGTGGAGGCCATGCCCGCCTGCATCGCCAAGTCGGTCACCCGCCCCAAAAGCACCAGAACGCCCCGGTATTAG
- a CDS encoding aldolase, producing the protein MKFLETRAEMVELAASLFQRGYSVGSAGNISVRVADGYLMTPTNSSLGRLDAESLSLLDHGWNHISGDAPSKEVVMHRAMYEARPDTGAIVHLHSTHVTALSCLAPGTGPLIKPHTPYLVMRLGEDIPLVPYYKPGDPGMERDIFEAAREAKAIILGNHGSIVAGKSLVNAVDSAEELEVSAQLALLLRGRDTRPLTAVEIDALVNR; encoded by the coding sequence GTGAAGTTTCTCGAGACTAGAGCAGAAATGGTGGAGTTGGCGGCAAGCCTCTTCCAGCGTGGATACTCGGTGGGCAGCGCCGGCAACATCAGTGTCCGCGTGGCCGATGGCTACCTGATGACACCCACGAACTCATCGCTGGGGCGGTTGGACGCCGAGAGCTTGTCGCTCCTGGACCACGGGTGGAACCACATTTCGGGCGACGCTCCCTCCAAGGAAGTAGTTATGCACCGCGCCATGTACGAGGCACGGCCAGATACCGGGGCCATCGTCCACCTGCACTCCACGCATGTGACAGCGCTCAGCTGCCTGGCACCGGGCACCGGGCCCTTGATCAAGCCGCACACCCCGTACCTGGTGATGCGCCTGGGCGAAGACATTCCCCTGGTTCCCTACTACAAGCCGGGGGACCCCGGCATGGAGCGCGACATCTTTGAGGCCGCCCGGGAGGCCAAGGCCATCATCCTGGGCAACCACGGAAGCATTGTCGCGGGGAAGAGCCTGGTCAATGCGGTGGATTCCGCCGAGGAACTGGAAGTGTCCGCGCAGCTGGCGCTGTTGCTTCGCGGCCGGGACACCCGTCCGCTGACAGCGGTGGAGATTGATGCCCTGGTGAACCGGTAG
- a CDS encoding GntP family permease — translation MNFAVETIATASPAAIVGLVVAIAVLIFLVLKTKVHALLALIIAASIAALAAGMTPEAAVASITKGFGSTLATIGLVVGFGVMMGRILEVSGAAEKLAISMIRWLGSKREDWALSVAGYIISIPIFVDSAFVILTPLVKALSSSTGRSKLTLGIAMAGGMVLTHHAVPPTPGPLGAAGIYGVSIGDMILYGLLLTLPALVTVTLYARFVGPKIDAMAPVSVSVAAGGGDSILPVADNKTTAKEAFKEFNELADERLKELPSLFLSLLPVLGPIVLIFLNTGISAVAKATDGAIPDMVVQIASFIGNPVIAVGIGVLLAIYGLARQMDRNSVLAEMEKGVESAGIILLVTGGGGALGAVLRDSGVGDAIGQWVSTLPLPSILIPFLIATMVRLVQGSGTVAIITSASLSAPILAQIPDVNMVLAAQAACLGAMVFSYFNDSLFWVVNRMLGVTDVKRQILTWSIPTTVAWATALVTILVADIFL, via the coding sequence ATGAATTTTGCGGTTGAAACTATCGCAACTGCCAGCCCGGCGGCCATCGTCGGGCTTGTGGTTGCCATCGCAGTGCTTATCTTCCTTGTGCTCAAGACCAAGGTGCATGCACTGCTGGCCTTGATCATCGCGGCGTCCATTGCCGCGCTGGCCGCCGGCATGACACCAGAGGCGGCGGTCGCCTCGATCACCAAGGGCTTTGGTTCGACGCTTGCCACCATTGGCCTGGTCGTCGGCTTCGGCGTGATGATGGGCCGCATCCTGGAAGTTTCCGGGGCGGCCGAGAAATTGGCCATCTCCATGATCCGCTGGCTTGGCAGCAAGCGCGAAGACTGGGCGCTGTCGGTCGCGGGCTACATCATCTCCATCCCGATCTTCGTTGACAGCGCATTCGTGATCCTCACCCCGCTGGTCAAGGCGCTGTCCAGCAGCACCGGCCGCTCGAAGCTGACGCTGGGCATCGCCATGGCCGGCGGCATGGTGCTGACCCACCACGCGGTCCCTCCGACCCCGGGCCCGCTGGGTGCCGCAGGCATCTACGGCGTGTCGATTGGCGACATGATCCTCTACGGGTTGCTGCTGACCCTGCCTGCCCTGGTGACAGTCACGCTCTACGCCCGATTCGTTGGCCCCAAGATCGACGCCATGGCACCGGTTTCGGTGTCCGTGGCGGCCGGAGGCGGGGACAGCATCCTGCCCGTCGCCGACAACAAGACCACCGCCAAGGAAGCCTTCAAGGAATTCAACGAGCTTGCCGATGAACGCCTGAAGGAACTCCCGTCCCTGTTCCTTTCCCTGCTTCCGGTTCTCGGGCCCATCGTCCTGATCTTCCTGAACACAGGCATCTCGGCCGTTGCCAAGGCCACCGACGGAGCCATCCCGGACATGGTTGTCCAGATCGCTTCATTCATCGGCAACCCGGTGATCGCCGTGGGTATCGGCGTGTTGCTGGCCATCTACGGGCTGGCCCGCCAGATGGACCGCAACTCCGTTCTTGCCGAGATGGAAAAGGGTGTTGAGTCAGCCGGCATCATCCTGCTGGTCACCGGTGGCGGTGGAGCCCTCGGCGCGGTGCTGCGCGACAGCGGTGTCGGCGATGCCATCGGCCAGTGGGTCTCGACCCTCCCGTTGCCGAGCATCCTGATCCCGTTCCTGATCGCCACCATGGTCCGCCTGGTGCAGGGCAGCGGAACCGTTGCCATCATCACCTCGGCATCGCTCTCTGCGCCGATCCTGGCCCAGATCCCCGACGTCAACATGGTCCTGGCCGCACAGGCTGCCTGCTTGGGCGCCATGGTGTTCAGCTACTTCAACGACAGCCTATTCTGGGTCGTCAACCGCATGCTTGGAGTCACCGACGTGAAACGGCAGATCCTGACCTGGTCCATTCCGACCACGGTGGCCTGGGCCACGGCACTGGTCACGATCCTGGTCGCCGACATCTTCCTCTGA
- the denD gene encoding D-erythronate dehydrogenase has translation MKIIVTGGGGFLGSRVIQLLLERKDAGTGAVEFDQIVSLDLAACPVDDSRVTSVKGSIGDIELLHGLVTEDTVGIFHLAAVLSGGSEEDFDLAMNVNVDGTRALLEAARNTKAAPRFVFTSSLAVFGGEMPPVVPENLATQPESTYGMVKSIGELLVNEYTRKGYIDGRICRLPTISVRPGKPNSAASSFASSIIREPMNGTGSVCPVPVETKMWLSSPNAAVANLVHAFELGAETLGGWRVLNVPGLSVTAGEMLESLARVGGQQVRDLVEITYDAKIDAIVGSWPGAFDVERTRSLGFVSDTDFDQVVQQYRDDFIAN, from the coding sequence ATGAAAATCATAGTTACCGGCGGAGGCGGATTCCTCGGCAGCCGCGTCATCCAGCTGCTCCTTGAGCGCAAGGATGCGGGCACCGGCGCCGTGGAATTCGACCAGATCGTATCCCTGGACCTGGCAGCATGCCCGGTCGATGATTCGCGCGTCACCTCGGTCAAGGGAAGCATCGGCGACATCGAACTGCTCCACGGTCTGGTCACAGAGGACACCGTGGGCATCTTCCACCTCGCAGCCGTGCTCAGCGGCGGCTCCGAGGAAGATTTCGACCTGGCCATGAACGTCAACGTCGACGGAACACGGGCACTGCTTGAGGCGGCCCGGAACACCAAGGCAGCCCCGCGCTTCGTGTTCACCAGCTCCCTGGCCGTCTTCGGCGGGGAAATGCCGCCGGTTGTCCCGGAGAACCTGGCCACTCAGCCGGAATCGACCTACGGCATGGTCAAGTCCATCGGCGAACTGCTGGTCAACGAGTACACCCGCAAGGGCTACATCGACGGGCGCATCTGCCGCCTGCCGACCATTTCCGTGCGCCCCGGCAAGCCGAACTCCGCGGCATCGTCCTTTGCCAGCTCGATCATCCGCGAACCGATGAACGGCACCGGATCGGTGTGCCCGGTGCCGGTTGAAACGAAGATGTGGCTCTCCTCGCCCAACGCCGCGGTGGCCAACCTGGTCCATGCCTTTGAGCTTGGCGCAGAGACACTCGGAGGCTGGCGGGTGCTCAACGTCCCGGGACTAAGCGTCACCGCCGGTGAAATGCTCGAGAGCCTGGCTCGTGTCGGTGGCCAGCAGGTGCGGGACCTGGTGGAGATCACATACGACGCGAAGATCGATGCGATCGTCGGCTCCTGGCCCGGTGCCTTCGACGTCGAACGCACGCGCAGCCTCGGTTTCGTCTCCGACACCGACTTCGACCAGGTCGTCCAGCAATACCGCGACGATTTCATCGCGAACTAA
- a CDS encoding DeoR/GlpR family DNA-binding transcription regulator: MIPLERQRAILQMLQEQGSVSITSLVEALGVSHMTVRRDIHRLEELGRVVSVPGGVSRPERLALDQSHTVKEGLQQAQKLAIAQAAAEQVQPGNVVFLDAGTTTLAIAQCLAPMPNMVFVTNDLSIALSLSERSSNELYFAGGALDRANLSSDGSLTARMIAQFNVDVAFMSTSSFDLRGTSVPADAKLAVKRAIKETAARTILVSDSSKYGRVASLQAVKLTDIDGIITDSGLADSAVEKIRELGIPLTLVEPQLEFPN; encoded by the coding sequence GTGATTCCCCTTGAGCGCCAGCGCGCCATCCTCCAGATGCTTCAAGAACAGGGAAGCGTCAGCATCACCAGCCTTGTCGAGGCCCTGGGCGTGTCCCACATGACCGTGCGCCGCGACATCCACCGGCTCGAGGAGCTCGGCCGCGTCGTCTCTGTCCCCGGGGGAGTGAGCCGGCCCGAGCGACTGGCCCTGGACCAGTCGCATACGGTCAAGGAAGGCCTGCAGCAAGCGCAGAAACTCGCCATCGCACAGGCTGCCGCCGAGCAGGTCCAGCCCGGCAATGTGGTGTTCCTCGACGCCGGCACCACCACGCTGGCCATCGCCCAATGCCTGGCCCCGATGCCGAACATGGTCTTCGTGACCAACGACCTGTCGATTGCCTTGAGCCTCTCCGAACGCTCGAGCAACGAACTCTACTTCGCCGGCGGTGCCCTGGACCGTGCCAACCTCTCGTCGGACGGTTCGCTGACCGCCCGCATGATTGCCCAGTTCAATGTCGATGTGGCGTTCATGTCCACCTCATCCTTTGATCTGCGCGGAACCTCCGTGCCCGCCGATGCCAAGCTGGCGGTCAAACGGGCCATCAAGGAGACCGCCGCACGCACCATCTTGGTGAGCGACAGCAGCAAGTACGGCCGGGTGGCCAGCCTGCAGGCAGTCAAGCTCACCGACATCGACGGAATCATCACCGATTCCGGACTTGCCGATTCGGCGGTCGAGAAGATCAGGGAACTGGGCATTCCCCTCACCCTGGTCGAACCACAGCTCGAATTCCCCAACTAA